The proteins below come from a single Halothiobacillus neapolitanus c2 genomic window:
- a CDS encoding cbb3-type cytochrome c oxidase N-terminal domain-containing protein: MSQSPENKKGQVETTGHVWDGDLREYNNPLPRWWLWGFYGTIIFAIVYWILYPAWPYADTYTKGISTVSFQVPVIGPDGKPEKDSDGNAKMETKTEHWNARALFHQEMQTSPSALAQKEWLAKVKDMSFEQIAANPDTLNFARSMGHGLFGDHCAACHGTGGQGHLSKNPEGSYPNLADNAWIHGDSYEKIVSEITNGIQGNMPAFGALYKGEKLTDLAQYVLSLSHQSGVNEEAANRGKASFATCAGCHGANGMGNQAIGAPNLTDQAWAFVDVPGSKNYDEKLKLVEGVIANGLQHQMPKFGDRLSPEQIRLLAVYVRQLGGT; encoded by the coding sequence ATGAGTCAGAGTCCAGAAAATAAAAAAGGTCAGGTTGAGACCACCGGTCACGTGTGGGACGGCGACCTGCGTGAATACAACAATCCGTTGCCTCGCTGGTGGTTGTGGGGTTTCTACGGCACCATCATCTTCGCCATCGTCTACTGGATTCTTTATCCTGCATGGCCCTATGCGGATACCTATACCAAAGGTATCTCGACCGTCTCCTTTCAAGTGCCGGTTATCGGCCCTGATGGCAAGCCTGAGAAAGATTCGGACGGCAATGCCAAAATGGAGACCAAAACAGAGCATTGGAATGCCCGTGCTTTATTCCATCAGGAAATGCAGACCAGTCCCTCTGCGTTGGCTCAAAAGGAGTGGTTGGCAAAGGTCAAAGACATGAGTTTCGAGCAAATTGCCGCAAATCCAGATACCTTGAACTTCGCTCGTTCCATGGGTCACGGTTTATTTGGTGATCATTGCGCGGCCTGTCACGGTACAGGCGGGCAGGGACATCTTTCTAAGAATCCAGAAGGTTCATATCCTAATCTTGCGGACAACGCGTGGATCCACGGTGATAGTTACGAAAAGATCGTCTCTGAAATTACCAATGGTATCCAAGGCAATATGCCGGCATTTGGTGCGCTATATAAGGGCGAGAAGCTCACCGATCTGGCTCAATATGTTCTCAGTCTTTCCCATCAGTCTGGTGTAAACGAAGAGGCTGCCAATCGTGGCAAGGCATCGTTTGCAACCTGCGCCGGTTGTCATGGTGCCAATGGCATGGGTAATCAGGCCATTGGTGCGCCAAACTTAACTGATCAGGCTTGGGCATTCGTCGATGTTCCCGGTTCCAAGAATTACGATGAAAAGCTGAAGTTGGTTGAAGGTGTAATTGCTAATGGTCTGCAGCATCAGATGCCTAAGTTTGGTGATCGTCTGTCCCCTGAACAGATTCGCTTGCTTGCGGTTTATGTGCGCCAGCTTGGTGGTACCTGA
- the plsY gene encoding glycerol-3-phosphate 1-O-acyltransferase PlsY has product MDFSSGPALVGIAIVSYLIGSIASAVLVARLFHLPDPRQAGSGNPGATNVLRLGGKKAALLTLLGDLGKGLLPVLILRALNAPEVALAVAALAAFVGHIFPVFFGFKGGKGVATAAGALLALNPLIGLITVGTWLASAFITRYSSLSAILAAVVAASSALYLAPPATMVAVSLMAMMLIYRHHRNIRRLINGEEPKIGKKSDSGNQPETPT; this is encoded by the coding sequence GTGGATTTCTCATCTGGGCCGGCATTGGTCGGCATCGCCATCGTCAGCTATCTTATAGGCTCGATCGCCAGCGCCGTGCTTGTAGCGCGACTGTTCCATCTTCCCGATCCGCGCCAAGCGGGCTCCGGCAACCCCGGCGCGACGAACGTTCTGCGTCTGGGCGGAAAAAAAGCCGCGCTGCTGACGCTACTTGGTGATCTCGGCAAAGGCTTGCTGCCCGTACTGATATTACGCGCCTTGAATGCCCCCGAAGTCGCCTTGGCCGTAGCCGCCCTGGCCGCGTTCGTCGGCCATATTTTCCCCGTATTTTTTGGGTTCAAAGGCGGAAAAGGCGTTGCGACCGCAGCCGGTGCCTTGCTCGCACTCAATCCATTGATTGGCCTGATTACGGTTGGCACCTGGTTAGCCAGCGCCTTTATTACCCGCTATTCCTCGCTTTCCGCGATTCTTGCGGCGGTTGTAGCAGCCTCCAGCGCCCTGTATCTGGCACCACCTGCCACCATGGTAGCAGTGAGCTTAATGGCCATGATGCTGATTTACCGGCACCACCGAAACATTCGCCGCCTAATTAACGGCGAAGAACCTAAAATCGGCAAAAAGAGCGATTCGGGCAATCAACCTGAAACACCGACCTGA
- a CDS encoding TlpA family protein disulfide reductase, giving the protein MLSKRRIGMQVVLLLLLSMAFGRAWADFTLPYGDQGNELDVKVVGGEHQRGPLFLWFTNQYGRTTGAEAIAHALARRGATVWMVDLLDSLLLQRSNEVVRGLNGKGVAALMTAGVKTGRPVTVVGLDRMAVPILRGLRDWQASATNPDAITGAVLLFPNLYRGTPVAGEPPSFLGIVAATNMPVMILEPERGVNRNRLGSLLDALQGAGSPTFARIIPDVRDYFPLHLKTAQNASLKNLPDFMKPEEAKAMQALPNELLESSTLLAQAPHSAKVLPLDHALDKPIQQRFGLIPVTNQQAKNFALPDLNGNVHRLVHGALESRPAVTLVNFWASWCPHCIQEIPSMNRLAESYPEGKLRVLSINFKESTAHVRHFMKQFSVHFPVLIDRQGDVAAQWGVFAFPSSFLVDDRGRILYSVNASIDWDTPKVKALIDQIIREEKRSAALAR; this is encoded by the coding sequence ATGCTGAGCAAACGTCGGATTGGGATGCAGGTTGTATTGCTGCTTTTGCTGAGCATGGCCTTTGGGCGCGCTTGGGCAGATTTCACTCTGCCGTACGGCGACCAAGGTAATGAGTTGGATGTCAAAGTGGTCGGTGGCGAGCACCAGCGAGGTCCTCTGTTTCTTTGGTTCACCAATCAATACGGGCGAACCACGGGTGCCGAAGCAATCGCTCATGCCTTGGCTCGCCGTGGCGCGACGGTCTGGATGGTCGATCTGCTTGATTCATTGCTCTTGCAACGCTCGAATGAGGTTGTACGCGGGCTCAATGGCAAGGGTGTCGCTGCGCTGATGACGGCGGGTGTCAAAACCGGGCGTCCCGTAACGGTCGTCGGCCTTGACCGCATGGCCGTACCGATTCTGCGCGGCTTGCGTGATTGGCAGGCATCGGCAACGAACCCGGATGCCATAACGGGCGCTGTTTTGCTGTTTCCCAACCTGTATCGCGGAACGCCGGTCGCGGGCGAACCACCCAGCTTTTTGGGCATTGTGGCGGCAACCAATATGCCCGTCATGATTCTGGAGCCGGAGCGGGGCGTAAACCGCAATCGTCTGGGTAGTTTGCTGGATGCTTTGCAAGGGGCGGGCAGCCCGACGTTTGCCCGTATCATCCCCGACGTGCGGGATTATTTCCCTTTGCATTTGAAGACGGCCCAAAATGCGTCGCTTAAGAACCTGCCCGATTTCATGAAACCGGAGGAGGCCAAGGCTATGCAGGCCTTGCCCAATGAATTACTCGAATCAAGTACGTTACTAGCGCAGGCGCCGCATTCGGCAAAGGTGTTGCCCCTTGATCATGCCTTGGATAAGCCGATTCAACAGCGGTTTGGCCTGATTCCCGTGACAAATCAACAGGCCAAAAACTTTGCCTTGCCTGATTTGAATGGCAACGTGCATCGGCTCGTCCATGGTGCCCTCGAATCGCGACCGGCGGTCACCTTGGTCAATTTTTGGGCGAGTTGGTGTCCGCACTGCATTCAAGAAATCCCTTCAATGAATCGATTGGCGGAAAGCTATCCCGAAGGAAAGTTGCGGGTTTTATCCATTAATTTTAAAGAATCCACAGCGCACGTCCGCCATTTTATGAAACAGTTCTCGGTGCATTTCCCGGTTCTGATCGATCGACAGGGTGATGTGGCAGCGCAATGGGGCGTGTTTGCCTTTCCGAGTTCATTTTTGGTAGATGATCGGGGACGAATTCTTTATTCGGTAAATGCATCGATCGATTGGGATACGCCAAAGGTCAAAGCCCTGATCGATCAGATCATCCGCGAGGAGAAACGCTCGGCCGCACTGGCTCGGTAA
- the ccoG gene encoding cytochrome c oxidase accessory protein CcoG, which produces MSSVDLTEKESELYQAREPIHPKSIKGRFRTFKTSMLVLAYAVFFLLPWVRWERAVGPEQAVMFDIPSRRYYLFDLVIHPQDMFLLAGFLILAAWLLFFVTGLVGRAFCGYFCFQTLWTDVFMKIEYWVQGDRNKRMKLEKQAWNAEKIWKKGLTVLLWTVIAFWTGFTFTSYWADAPQLFVAFFTGSAVSAAYITTGILTATTLVAAGFAREQVCIYMCPYARFQAVMFDKESLLVSYDVNRGEGSIGRKPLQKGLMTLDERHAAGTGDCIDCKLCVQVCPTGIDIRDGLQLACISCGLCIDACNEIMHKRGWPEGLIRYASEKELETGVKPSLFKFRTIGYGIATLLATGLLLYGIFNMKPVDFSVEQIRQPLFVVMSDGTVQNNYQLKINNKQQVPLELELKLQGLNNAHVSIGGNYTTLSIPADGTRNYLLHVRAPREAGVSRQIIRFELKDKSGKLPVIQQESSFNFR; this is translated from the coding sequence ATGTCTTCTGTCGATCTGACTGAAAAAGAATCGGAGCTGTATCAGGCTCGTGAGCCAATCCACCCGAAGTCGATCAAAGGGCGCTTCCGAACGTTCAAGACGTCGATGCTTGTGTTGGCTTATGCCGTTTTTTTCTTGCTGCCCTGGGTTCGTTGGGAGCGTGCGGTCGGACCTGAGCAGGCGGTGATGTTTGATATCCCCAGTCGGCGCTACTATCTCTTTGATCTTGTGATTCATCCTCAAGATATGTTTTTACTGGCTGGATTCCTGATCCTTGCAGCCTGGTTGCTCTTTTTTGTTACGGGTTTGGTCGGTCGTGCATTTTGCGGATATTTCTGCTTCCAGACGCTTTGGACCGATGTATTCATGAAAATTGAATATTGGGTACAGGGTGATCGCAACAAGCGGATGAAGCTTGAGAAGCAGGCTTGGAACGCTGAGAAGATCTGGAAGAAGGGGCTTACCGTTCTCCTTTGGACTGTCATCGCTTTCTGGACGGGGTTCACTTTTACATCCTATTGGGCCGATGCGCCGCAGCTTTTTGTTGCATTTTTCACCGGTAGCGCTGTTTCTGCTGCCTACATCACCACGGGTATTCTTACGGCTACAACGCTTGTGGCGGCTGGATTCGCCCGTGAGCAGGTGTGCATCTACATGTGTCCGTACGCCCGTTTCCAGGCGGTGATGTTTGATAAGGAATCTTTGCTGGTCAGTTATGACGTCAATCGAGGTGAAGGGTCGATTGGTCGCAAACCTTTGCAAAAGGGCTTGATGACACTGGATGAGCGCCATGCGGCGGGAACGGGAGACTGCATCGATTGCAAACTGTGTGTTCAGGTTTGTCCAACCGGTATCGATATTCGTGATGGTCTTCAACTGGCCTGTATTTCTTGTGGGCTCTGTATCGATGCCTGTAATGAGATCATGCATAAGCGGGGATGGCCTGAAGGATTGATTCGTTATGCCTCTGAGAAAGAACTGGAGACGGGCGTAAAACCAAGCCTGTTCAAGTTCAGGACCATCGGTTATGGCATTGCGACGCTATTGGCTACGGGATTGTTGTTGTATGGTATTTTCAACATGAAACCGGTTGATTTCTCCGTAGAGCAAATCCGCCAACCGCTGTTTGTGGTGATGTCCGATGGCACGGTTCAAAACAACTATCAGTTGAAAATTAACAATAAACAGCAGGTTCCGCTGGAACTTGAGCTTAAGTTGCAGGGTCTTAATAATGCTCATGTCTCCATTGGTGGCAACTACACTACGTTGAGCATCCCTGCGGACGGAACAAGGAATTATTTGTTGCACGTGCGTGCGCCGCGAGAGGCTGGGGTTTCTCGCCAGATTATTCGTTTTGAGCTTAAGGATAAGTCTGGAAAATTACCGGTTATCCAGCAAGAATCCAGCTTTAATTTTAGATAA
- the ccoN gene encoding cytochrome-c oxidase, cbb3-type subunit I, with protein MSANTVAITAEQYNYDIVKKFAIMAMVWGLLGMSAGVYIASELAWPFLNFDIAEITFGRLRPVHTSLVIFGFGGSALFATSYYVVQRTCQTKLWGGKWLPEFTFWGWQLSIGIGVILYMLGYTQSREYAEFVWPIDLGILVTWVAYATVFYMTIKNRSQPHIYVALWFYGAFILATALLHIFNNLAVPVAWNSLDSYSLFSGVQDAMTQWWYGHNAVGFFLTAAFLGMMYYFLPKQAERPIYSYRLSIVHFWALTFLYMWVGGHHLLWTALPPWVGSLASAFSILLLLPSWGGMINGIMTLSGAWEKLRSDPIMLFLITAMAFYGMSTFEGPMMSLKSVNALSHYTDWTIGHVHSGALGWVAMITIGSFYHMVPRLWGVKLYSTKLVFTHFWIATVGIVLYIVSMWVSGIGQGLMLRAFDQYGNLAYTFVETVTFMHIPYAVRAMGGALFLSGMVLMAYNLYMTVWGARREVVPVAGQAAVAATRV; from the coding sequence ATGTCTGCGAACACAGTTGCCATAACGGCAGAGCAGTACAATTACGACATTGTCAAAAAATTCGCCATCATGGCGATGGTGTGGGGTTTGCTCGGCATGTCAGCCGGCGTGTATATTGCCAGCGAACTTGCTTGGCCTTTTCTGAATTTTGACATTGCTGAGATCACATTCGGTCGTCTACGTCCCGTGCATACCAGCTTGGTTATCTTCGGCTTTGGCGGTAGCGCATTGTTCGCCACTTCTTACTATGTCGTTCAGCGCACATGCCAAACCAAGTTGTGGGGCGGTAAGTGGCTTCCTGAATTCACGTTCTGGGGTTGGCAGCTGAGCATTGGTATCGGTGTGATCCTTTACATGCTTGGTTACACCCAATCGCGTGAATATGCCGAATTCGTCTGGCCGATCGATCTGGGTATTTTGGTTACCTGGGTTGCTTATGCCACCGTGTTCTATATGACGATCAAAAATCGTAGCCAGCCGCATATCTATGTTGCGCTGTGGTTCTATGGTGCGTTTATTCTGGCCACAGCATTGCTGCATATCTTCAATAACCTGGCTGTGCCGGTCGCATGGAATAGCCTGGATTCCTACAGCCTGTTCTCGGGTGTGCAGGATGCCATGACGCAATGGTGGTACGGTCACAACGCGGTTGGTTTTTTCCTTACCGCTGCCTTCCTGGGGATGATGTACTACTTCCTGCCAAAGCAGGCGGAACGCCCGATCTACTCATATCGTTTGTCGATCGTCCACTTCTGGGCGCTGACATTCCTTTATATGTGGGTTGGTGGTCACCATTTGTTGTGGACTGCGCTACCCCCGTGGGTTGGCTCACTGGCTTCCGCCTTCTCCATCCTGCTGCTGCTGCCTTCATGGGGCGGTATGATCAACGGTATCATGACGCTGTCTGGCGCATGGGAGAAGCTGCGTAGCGATCCAATTATGCTGTTCTTGATCACTGCGATGGCGTTTTACGGCATGTCGACCTTCGAAGGCCCGATGATGTCCCTGAAGTCAGTCAATGCACTGTCGCACTACACGGACTGGACCATCGGTCACGTGCATTCAGGCGCGCTGGGCTGGGTAGCCATGATTACCATCGGTTCGTTCTACCACATGGTGCCGCGTTTGTGGGGCGTCAAGCTGTACTCAACTAAGCTGGTATTCACTCATTTCTGGATCGCGACAGTCGGTATCGTTCTGTATATCGTGTCCATGTGGGTTTCGGGGATCGGTCAAGGTCTGATGCTGCGTGCATTCGATCAGTACGGTAACCTGGCTTACACTTTCGTTGAAACCGTAACCTTCATGCATATCCCTTATGCCGTTCGCGCCATGGGTGGTGCCCTGTTCCTTTCGGGTATGGTGCTGATGGCTTACAACCTGTACATGACTGTATGGGGCGCGCGTCGTGAAGTGGTGCCCGTTGCGGGTCAAGCTGCCGTCGCGGCAACTCGCGTCTGA
- the ccoO gene encoding cytochrome-c oxidase, cbb3-type subunit II, with protein sequence MKHESIEINSALLIILTLVVISIGGLVEIVPLFHIKGTVEKVDGVHPYTPLEQLGRDVYVREGCYLCHSQMIRPFRDEQLRYGHYSLAAESQYDHPFQWGSKRTGPDLARVGGKYSNEWMTQHLIHPQSLVPESIMPSYPWLMQPLKYQDIEARMKALRDVGVPYSLTKAEYEANVKKFGKDLADQFVIADGLKSVKAEAAAENWDGNPKEITEMDALVAYLQVLGTMVDFSKYNQGYFSTFR encoded by the coding sequence ATGAAACACGAAAGTATTGAAATCAACTCGGCCCTGCTGATCATCCTGACACTTGTTGTGATCAGTATTGGTGGTCTGGTCGAAATTGTTCCCTTGTTCCATATCAAGGGTACGGTTGAGAAGGTTGACGGTGTCCACCCTTACACGCCGCTCGAGCAGTTGGGTCGCGATGTCTATGTGCGAGAGGGCTGCTACCTCTGCCATTCGCAGATGATTCGTCCGTTCCGTGACGAGCAACTGCGCTATGGTCACTATTCACTTGCGGCAGAGTCGCAGTACGACCACCCATTCCAGTGGGGTTCCAAGCGTACAGGGCCGGATTTGGCTCGAGTAGGTGGCAAGTATTCAAACGAGTGGATGACTCAACATTTGATTCACCCGCAATCCTTGGTGCCTGAGTCAATCATGCCTTCCTATCCGTGGTTGATGCAGCCGCTGAAATACCAAGATATTGAAGCGCGCATGAAGGCTTTGCGTGATGTAGGCGTGCCTTACTCTCTGACCAAAGCCGAGTACGAAGCCAATGTTAAGAAGTTCGGTAAGGATTTGGCCGACCAGTTCGTGATCGCCGACGGTCTCAAATCAGTAAAGGCTGAGGCTGCCGCTGAAAACTGGGATGGAAATCCGAAGGAAATTACCGAGATGGATGCGCTTGTGGCCTATCTCCAAGTATTGGGTACGATGGTTGATTTTTCGAAATACAACCAAGGCTACTTCTCAACATTCAGGTAA
- the tsaD gene encoding tRNA (adenosine(37)-N6)-threonylcarbamoyltransferase complex transferase subunit TsaD, which produces MRVLGIETSCDETAIAIYDTTRGLLANQIHSQTDVHACYGGVVPELAARDHVRKLPLLFRAALIEANLRRDQINAIGYTAGPGLQGALMTGAAFAKGLARALQCPALGVHHLEGHVLAPLLEEERPQFPFLAVLVSGGHTQLIAVKALGDYALLGESIDDAVGEAFDKSAKLMGLGYPGGAALSQLAQRGRRDAIRFPRPMIDRPGLDFSFSGLKTAVALAIAAGKDHADIAASFEQAVIDTLAIKIGRALEQTGYRHVVLAGGVAANRPLRLRLKEMMDERGGQVFYPPPILCTDNAAMIALVAALRLERGERDAAAGFEVRPRWPLVSLSHLSSR; this is translated from the coding sequence ATGCGGGTATTGGGCATCGAAACATCGTGCGATGAAACGGCCATCGCCATTTATGACACGACCCGCGGTCTGCTCGCGAATCAGATTCACTCGCAAACCGATGTGCATGCATGCTATGGCGGTGTCGTACCTGAGTTGGCTGCCCGCGATCACGTACGCAAGTTGCCGTTATTGTTCAGGGCGGCACTGATTGAGGCGAATCTTCGCCGCGATCAGATCAATGCAATCGGATACACGGCCGGTCCCGGTTTGCAGGGCGCACTGATGACTGGTGCCGCCTTCGCCAAGGGGTTGGCTCGGGCGCTTCAATGCCCTGCGCTGGGTGTCCATCATCTGGAAGGTCACGTGCTGGCGCCACTGCTTGAGGAAGAACGCCCGCAATTCCCGTTTCTGGCTGTGTTGGTGTCCGGTGGGCACACACAGTTGATTGCAGTCAAAGCGCTGGGAGACTACGCGCTGCTCGGGGAAAGTATTGATGATGCCGTGGGCGAGGCTTTCGATAAATCTGCCAAACTCATGGGTTTGGGTTATCCCGGAGGGGCGGCGCTTTCCCAGTTGGCGCAGCGCGGACGTCGTGATGCCATCCGCTTCCCCCGACCGATGATCGATCGACCGGGATTGGATTTCAGTTTCAGTGGTCTGAAGACGGCGGTGGCATTGGCCATCGCTGCGGGCAAAGATCACGCCGATATCGCCGCTTCATTCGAACAGGCCGTCATCGATACACTCGCAATCAAAATCGGGCGGGCACTGGAGCAGACCGGTTACCGCCACGTGGTGCTGGCTGGCGGGGTTGCGGCGAATCGTCCTTTGCGGTTGCGACTCAAAGAAATGATGGATGAGCGTGGCGGGCAGGTGTTCTACCCACCGCCCATACTGTGTACCGACAATGCGGCCATGATCGCTTTGGTTGCCGCGCTTCGGTTGGAGCGGGGCGAGCGTGATGCAGCGGCGGGGTTCGAGGTTCGTCCTCGCTGGCCATTGGTTTCCTTGAGCCATTTGTCGTCGCGGTGA
- the bioC gene encoding malonyl-ACP O-methyltransferase BioC, protein MFDYAQVRTRFNRAHETYDQCAAVQQEVGRRLDERFELLKIEPRRILDLGAGTGQMTRAMQKRYPSAQVVALDLAEQMLAVIPKTGRIFKRRRVVCADMHQLPFKAGSFDVVISNFSLQWSYDLRRVMQEVARVLVSGGVFVFTTLGPDTLLECRVAWSKLDEAVHTHGFLDMHDVGDALLVSCFADPVMDQERLTLYYPTPVELIKELRGVGVGNTHLERSVGLTGREKWSGFLAGLEAQRAKQGVPLTYEVVYGLAWGTGISPV, encoded by the coding sequence ATGTTTGATTACGCACAGGTTCGTACCCGCTTCAATCGTGCGCACGAAACTTATGATCAGTGCGCAGCGGTGCAGCAAGAAGTGGGGCGAAGGCTCGATGAACGTTTCGAATTGTTGAAAATCGAACCTAGGCGCATTCTTGACCTCGGCGCGGGCACCGGTCAGATGACGCGGGCGATGCAGAAGCGTTACCCATCTGCGCAAGTGGTCGCCCTTGATCTGGCCGAACAGATGCTGGCGGTCATCCCAAAGACAGGGCGTATTTTCAAGCGTCGGCGTGTGGTCTGCGCAGACATGCATCAATTACCGTTTAAAGCCGGTAGCTTTGACGTAGTTATTTCAAATTTCTCCTTGCAGTGGAGCTATGATCTTCGCCGTGTCATGCAGGAGGTCGCTCGGGTTTTGGTATCGGGCGGGGTTTTTGTCTTCACTACTCTGGGGCCGGATACCCTGTTGGAGTGCCGGGTCGCTTGGTCGAAGCTTGATGAGGCCGTTCACACGCACGGGTTCCTGGATATGCACGATGTGGGCGATGCCTTGCTGGTCAGTTGCTTCGCCGATCCGGTAATGGATCAGGAGCGATTGACGCTGTATTACCCCACACCTGTCGAGTTGATCAAGGAGTTGCGTGGCGTCGGCGTAGGGAATACGCACCTTGAGCGTTCAGTCGGCCTCACTGGGCGAGAAAAGTGGAGCGGTTTTTTAGCTGGCCTGGAAGCTCAGCGAGCTAAGCAAGGAGTACCACTTACTTACGAGGTGGTCTATGGTTTAGCTTGGGGGACTGGGATTTCGCCAGTGTAG
- a CDS encoding alpha/beta fold hydrolase has product MIDGLVEGCGDGSVLKGRASIVLVSGWSFDSSMWRNLVEGYVARGGDPSVIHCLDWLDFGHWIFDGTDCPVAKKYSGKNVLWLGWSLGGALILEALGRKKLSPHLSVILSASPRFLQDTATGWQGMPEKNWQALRRQVGRSPEAALAGFDAWLGLPAGCNRQQDVIALQQGLDWLAAVDQRTSLGRATTPIHWVFGSDDPLLPTQPWADVCDTERQLFTPLKGGHALPWRHEDYLMNLLLTFSARGIENV; this is encoded by the coding sequence TTGATTGATGGCTTGGTCGAGGGTTGTGGCGACGGTTCGGTCCTGAAGGGGCGCGCATCCATTGTTCTGGTTTCCGGTTGGTCGTTCGATTCGTCCATGTGGCGGAATTTGGTTGAAGGCTATGTAGCGCGCGGTGGCGATCCATCCGTGATTCACTGTCTCGATTGGCTGGACTTCGGCCATTGGATTTTCGACGGTACAGATTGCCCCGTGGCAAAAAAATACAGTGGCAAGAACGTACTCTGGCTTGGCTGGTCGCTTGGGGGTGCCTTGATTCTGGAAGCCTTGGGCAGAAAGAAATTGTCGCCGCATCTATCGGTTATTTTGTCCGCGTCACCCCGTTTTTTGCAGGATACGGCTACAGGTTGGCAAGGGATGCCTGAAAAAAACTGGCAAGCCTTACGCAGACAGGTAGGTCGCTCACCCGAAGCGGCATTGGCTGGGTTTGATGCCTGGCTTGGTTTGCCTGCTGGATGCAATCGCCAGCAGGACGTGATTGCTTTGCAACAGGGGCTGGATTGGTTGGCTGCTGTCGATCAACGCACCTCTTTGGGGCGCGCGACGACCCCCATCCATTGGGTGTTCGGTTCCGATGATCCCCTGCTGCCAACGCAGCCATGGGCAGACGTCTGTGACACGGAGCGTCAGCTATTTACGCCCCTGAAGGGCGGTCACGCATTGCCTTGGCGCCATGAAGATTATTTGATGAACCTATTACTGACCTTTTCAGCACGCGGGATTGAAAATGTTTGA
- a CDS encoding cbb3-type cytochrome c oxidase subunit 3 encodes MISEFFNWIGRPEIAKTIELFLLLGVFIIVLIYAYTGKKRGKRLESYRDIPFLDDHNHVSTDANKEQVSKNESESRK; translated from the coding sequence TTGATCAGTGAATTTTTTAATTGGATCGGCCGTCCGGAAATAGCAAAAACCATCGAGTTGTTCTTGCTATTGGGGGTGTTCATTATCGTGCTTATCTATGCCTATACGGGCAAAAAGCGCGGTAAGCGGCTGGAATCCTACCGTGATATTCCATTCCTCGATGATCATAATCATGTTTCTACTGACGCGAACAAAGAGCAGGTGAGTAAAAATGAGTCAGAGTCCAGAAAATAA